From the Lathyrus oleraceus cultivar Zhongwan6 chromosome 4, CAAS_Psat_ZW6_1.0, whole genome shotgun sequence genome, one window contains:
- the LOC127073380 gene encoding scopoletin glucosyltransferase, which yields MGALNLEECPLKFHFIPYPAPGHMIPLCDIATLFASCGHHVTIITTPSNAQILLKSIPSHHHIRLHTVPFPSCQVGLPLAVENLASVNNVENSYKVHQATMLLQLPISQFVEQDAPDCIVADFMFLWVDELANKLRVPRLAFNGFSLFAICAMESLKTHNYESSVIKGLPQCITLNATPPKALTKFMEPLLETELKSFGLIVNNFTELDGEEYVEHYEKTTGHKAWHLGPVSLICRTTQEKADRGQTSAVSVHECLSWLNSKQPNSVLYICFGSLCHFSDKQLYEIANAIEASGHQFIWVVPEKKGQDERINGDEKWMPMGFEERNAGMIIRGWAPQVVILGHPSIGAFLTHCGWNSTVEAVSAGVPMITWPVHDEQFYNEKLITQVRGIGVEVGAEEWSIIGFMERKKLVGRDIIEKAVRRLMDGGIEADEIRHRAQEYAVKAKRAVQEGGSSHKNLMALIEDLKRWRGYKPLDS from the coding sequence ATGGGTGCTCTCAACTTGGAAGAATGTCCACTGAAATTTCATTTCATTCCTTATCCTGCACCTGGCCATATGATTCCTCTTTGCGACATAGCTACACTCTTCGCCTCTTGCGGTCACCATGTCACTATCATTACAACTCCTTCTAATGCTCAAATCCTTCTCAAATCCATCCCTTCCCACCACCACATCCGTCTTCATACTGTTCCGTTTCCTTCCTGCCAAGTAGGCCTCCCGCTCGCCGTTGAAAACCTTGCCTCTGTTAACAATGTTGAGAATTCCTACAAGGTTCACCAGGCTACCATGTTGCTCCAATTACCTATCAGCCAATTTGTGGAGCAAGATGCACCAGACTGCATCGTAGCAGATTTTATGTTCTTGTGGGTGGATGAGCTGGCGAACAAGCTTCGTGTTCCTAGACTCGCCTTCAACGGTTTCTCCCTCTTTGCCATATGTGCCATGGAATCGCTCAAGACACATAACTATGAGTCGTCTGTCATTAAGGGTCTTCCTCAATGTATCACCTTGAATGCAACACCACCCAAGGCATTGACCAAATTTATGGAACCGTTGCTGGAAACAGAGCTCAAAAGCTTCGGGCTCATTGTCAACAACTTCACTGAACTTGACGGGGAAGAGTACGTCGAGCATTACGAGAAAACCACAGGTCACAAAGCTTGGCACCTAGGACCAGTTTCTCTCATTTGTAGGACCACTCAAGAAAAAGCGGATAGGGGGCAAACGAGTGCGGTGAGCGTGCATGAGTGCTTGAGTTGGCTAAATTCAAAGCAGCCAAACTCAGTACTCTACATATGTTTTGGGAGCCTATGTCATTTCTCTGATAAGCAGTTGTATGAGATTGCAAACGCAATAGAAGCATCAGGTCACCAGTTCATCTGGGTTGTCCCCGAAAAGAAAGGGCAAGACGAGAGAATTAACGGGGATGAAAAGTGGATGCCAATGGGATTTGAAGAGAGGAATGCAGGGATGATCATAAGGGGGTGGGCACCACAAGTGGTGATTTTAGGCCACCCTTCAATCGGTGCATTCTTGACGCACTGCGGATGGAACTCCACTGTAGAGGCTGTTAGTGCAGGGGTTCCAATGATCACGTGGCCGGTGCATGATGAACAATTCTACAACGAGAAATTAATAACTCAGGTGCGAGGTATTGGTGTAGAGGTGGGGGCAGAAGAGTGGAGCATCATTGGTTTCATGGAGAGGAAGAAGTTAGTGGGTAGAGACATCATAGAGAAAGCTGTGAGAAGGTTGATGGACGGTGGAATTGAAGCGGATGAAATAAGACATCGTGCACAAGAGTATGCAGTAAAGGCCAAACGAGCTGTTCAAGAAGGTGGTTCGTCCCACAAAAATTTAATggccttgattgaagatcttaAACGGTGGAGGGGATATAAGCCATTAGATTCATAA
- the LOC127073381 gene encoding trihelix transcription factor ASIL2 has translation MASSPSNTTLPPLPDPPIAVPLALPAPLPLPPSTRRLPPPCWSPDETLALIDSYRDKWYSLGRGNLKATHWQEVADAVSHRCPNASPAKTPVQCRHKMEKLRKRYRTEIQRARSLPLSRFNSAWVHFKLMDSMEKGPSPVKSENNDSDSPDDDEEEDQDQDLYMDIKNGHGSNTRSINKLYRNGFGGGSGGGGGVGVGGGFRIRFPPAQPESRFPSDQKYNPNLHHNYGTPPPPPAAATKGMGNKRERDPLGEVVSAIKVLGDGFVRMEQMKMEMARDIEAMRMDMEMKRTEMILESQRRIVEAFAKAVSDDNNNGSNHKMKPVNKRIPSPQQP, from the coding sequence ATGGCTTCCTCCCCCTCAAACACCACCCTTCCTCCTCTTCCCGATCCACCCATCGCCGTACCCCTCGCTCTCCCCGCCCCACTCCCTCTCCCACCTTCCACTCGTCGTCTTCCTCCTCCTTGCTGGTCCCCCGACGAAACCCTCGCCCTCATCGATTCTTATCGCGACAAATGGTACTCTCTTGGCCGTGGAAACCTGAAAGCCACTCATTGGCAAGAAGTGGCTGACGCTGTTTCTCATCGTTGCCCTAACGCTTCTCCGGCGAAAACTCCCGTTCAATGCCGTCATAAGATGGAGAAGCTTCGTAAGCGTTATCGCACTGAGATTCAACGTGCTCGCTCACTCCCTCTCTCTCGATTCAACTCCGCTTGGGTTCACTTTAAACTCATGGATTCCATGGAGAAAGGTCCTTCTCCGGTTAAATCTGAAAACAACGATTCAGATAGCCCCGAtgatgacgaagaagaagatCAGGATCAAGATCTCTACATGGATATCAAAAACGGCCACGGATCTAACACTAGAAGCATCAATAAATTATATAGAAACGGTTTCGGTGGCGGTAGCGGTGGTGGAGGTGGTGTTGGCGTCGGCGGAGGGTTCAGGATTAGGTTTCCACCGGCACAACCTGAATCAAGATTTCCTTCTGATCAGAAGTATAACCCTAATCTGCATCACAACTACGGGACGCCGCCGCCTCCTCCGGCTGCCGCAACGAAGGGAATGGGTAACAAGAGGGAAAGAGATCCATTGGGAGAGGTTGTGTCCGCGATCAAGGTATTGGGAGACGGGTTTGTGAGGATGGAGCAAATGAAGATGGAGATGGCAAGGGACATTGAAGCTATGCGGATGGATATGGAAATGAAGCGCACCGAGATGATTCTCGAATCTCAGCGTCGAATTGTCGAGGCATTTGCCAAAGCAGTTTCCGACGACAACAACAACGGAAGCAACCACAAGATGAAGCCTGTTAATAAGAGAATCCCCTCACCGCAACAACCATAA